GGCCGTCCAGGCGCGGCGGGCCGAGAGCAGCGTGACCAGTGCGAGCAGGATGTTGCTCTGGACCGAGAAGTTGCTCAGGACCCGCAGCGGGCTGCCGAGCAGGAGCGCGAGCGCCACGCCCGCGGCCGCCGCGCCGGCGAGGAGCAGGCGCAGACAGGCGGCGAGGGGACGGCGTACCGGAGGCACCACCGCCGAGGCGGGGACGAAGGAGGGAAGGAGCGCGTGGGTCCGCGGAATCGCGGGCAGGTCCGGGATGTCCCCGGGTATCGGCGCGGTCATGCCCTCACGCTAGGCAAGAGGGGTATATGGGGCGATTCGGGTGGGCCGTATGGCTGTATGGCCAGGGCCGTACGGGGGAAGTCGCCCGCCCCCGCCCCTGGCCTCCCGCCCCTACCTCCCGTCCCTCCGCTCCCTCCCCCTCCCCTTTACTCCCGTCCCACCAACGTCCACTCCCGTTACTCCCGCCCCACCAACGTCAACAACGTCACCTCCGGCGGGCAAGCGAACCTCACCGGTGTGTAGCGGTTCGTGCCGCAGCCTGCTGAGACGTGGAGGTAGGCCGTACGGCCCTCTGCCGTGTGGGTGGAGAGGCCCTTCACACGGTCGGTGTCCAGGTCGCAGTTGGTGATCAGGGCGCCGTAGAAGGGGATGCAGAGCTGGCCGCCGTGGGTGTGGCCGGCCAGGATCAGGGGGTAGGCGTCCGCGGTGTAGGAGTCCAGGACGCGCAGGTACGGGGCGTGCACCACGCCCATCGAGAAGTCCGCGGAGTCGGAGGGGCCGCCGGCCACCTGGGCGTAGCGGTCCCGCTTGATGTGCGGATCGTCCAGGCCGGTCAGCTCGATCGACACGCCCTCGACCTTGAGCACGCCCCGGGTGTTGGTGAGGTTCAGCCAGCCTGCCGCGTCGAAACCGTCGCGCAGGTCCTCCCACGGGTTGTGGACCACGCCGACCACGGGCGGGTTGCCGTTGAGGCCGTGGCGGCCCGCGCTCTTCTCCAGCAGGTAGCGGGCGGGGTTGCGCGGCTTCGGGCCGTAGTAGTCGTTGGAGCCGAAGACGTACGCGCCCGGGAAGTCCATCAGCGGGCCTAGGGCGTCCAGGACCTCCGGGACGCCCTCCGTGTCGGACAGGTTGTCGCCGGTGTTGATCACGAAGTCGGGGCGCAGGCCGGCCAGCGAGCGCAGCCAGCGCTGCTTCTTGCGCTGGCCGCCGACCATGTGGATGTCGGAGACCTGGAGCACCCGCAGGGGGCGCATGCCGGCGGGGAGGACGGGGACCGTCACTCGCCGCAGGCGGAAGGAGCGGGCCTCGAAACCCGCCGCGTACACCAGACCGGCGGCGCCAGCCGCCGCGATGGACAGAGGTACTCCGTATCGCGCGCGCATACGTCCATCGTGTCAGACCCCGCGGACGCCCCGTGCCCCGCGGCCCCTCCGATCGGGCCCCACCCGGCACAGTCACGGTCACCCCTGCCGCCATCCCCAACTACCTCTGCCCCGAAGCCCTTTAAATCAGCGGGCGTCCTGCCGCCGACACCTGCGACAATCAAACCCATGACCACGCTCAAGTCGAAGCTGCAGGAAGACCTCAACGCCGCGATCAAGGGGCGCGACGAGCTCCGCTCCTCGACGCTCCGGCTGACGCTCACCGCGATCACCAAGGAGGAGGTCGCGGGCAAGGAGAAGCGCGAGCTCTCCGACGACGAGGTGCAGAAGGTGATCACCCGCGAGGCGAAGAAGCGGCGCGAGGCCGCGGACGCCTTCGCGCAGGGCGGTCGTCCCGAGTCCGCCGCGCGGGAGAAGG
This window of the Streptomyces sp. NBC_01275 genome carries:
- a CDS encoding metallophosphoesterase, with protein sequence MRARYGVPLSIAAAGAAGLVYAAGFEARSFRLRRVTVPVLPAGMRPLRVLQVSDIHMVGGQRKKQRWLRSLAGLRPDFVINTGDNLSDTEGVPEVLDALGPLMDFPGAYVFGSNDYYGPKPRNPARYLLEKSAGRHGLNGNPPVVGVVHNPWEDLRDGFDAAGWLNLTNTRGVLKVEGVSIELTGLDDPHIKRDRYAQVAGGPSDSADFSMGVVHAPYLRVLDSYTADAYPLILAGHTHGGQLCIPFYGALITNCDLDTDRVKGLSTHTAEGRTAYLHVSAGCGTNRYTPVRFACPPEVTLLTLVGRE
- a CDS encoding GatB/YqeY domain-containing protein, producing the protein MTTLKSKLQEDLNAAIKGRDELRSSTLRLTLTAITKEEVAGKEKRELSDDEVQKVITREAKKRREAADAFAQGGRPESAAREKAEGEILATYLPKQLGDDELNDIVAQAVAEAKAAGAEGPRAMGAVMKIVNPKVAGLAEGGRVAAVVKKLLAG